The genome window ttaataaaatttaaaactgttaaccaagaatttttttatctttctaaaaactttaaaatagtaaaaatatttttttactccagataaaaaaaaaatagagctattgaccaatgattttttttttatttttcccttctAAGGCTACAATTGAAATATGACTTTGCCCttagaaagacaaaaaataaaatatgcatttagggtttttttgtcatttcatacaagtttatttgtaattttcattgTAATGAGgggtgttttggtttttttttttttcctgaaaatctACTAGTGCATGCTCATTACACGCTAGCGCATGAGTGACATTCACATCATTCGAGTAGCGTGTGGAACGCCACTCGATGACCAAACTTGACCTTCTATTATATCTTTGGATGCGCTGACATGTCCTCTTTCTCCTGGTGTGGTGCAAGACGGTGAATGATGTGCGGTTTGTTACCGGtaactgtttcttttttttccttttcttttctctctcatgctAGGAAAAATacagattttttctttttgtttttggtatttcaatttcaatccttattcttttgatttcttatttttattcttatccattttataaaagttttatttgtttttaatttagtcattcaattacaatttctcatatgctatttttttcattttggtccttattattttatttttttctttaacccttttgttaaagttttactgattttgaatttcatctttcaatcaaagtttatattgttctattttttccaacttgaccttctttctttttatttgtctctCCTTTTGTCAaggttcttttttgtttcaatttaaccctcaaactgaaaattttagtttgtcctctaatttattttttattttgattctcaccctcatttttttcattataacttttttagatcattttgtttaattgattttttttcccgattTCATCttcgacatttgatttgttggggattgagcttcatatttttttttatttgtagtgcTTCTAATCTAATAACCTggatcatgaatttaaaaagttaatcttgtttgctttttttccccccattttttttctcattttcctttacaatattatcattatacattagttttttttttaaatattgatttttttttattatcttcaatttattttctatgattttatctcggtcttatgatttagttcatgtttttaagtaattttttaatatatatttttttaaattatttttttgtattcaatttttgaagatattattctatttcatctaaatatttttcttgttttatacaaatgaacattattttttaaaataaaaaataattatttttaaataatattcccAATATGTTTGGCCTTGCGTAATTGTTTTTAGAGCATAGGTTTATTTAACCggtttcatttgtgtttttatttctattatcttttgCCGATTTAATAAACAAGTTCAGTAaatacaatcaaataaatttcttatttcgtgtgattaaattttttgatctatattcatcttttaatttttctaatttttcttttaattattattaacgattttttttctagttttttatagagatgattatcaatttattcaattagatatttgcacatatttttttatttatattttaatttttttatattaaaaacatttcagaatagcctttttgaaaaaaactttacaaGCCGTGCGTTAAATAGCTAGTATTAGAATATTTTGGGTATTAAAATAAGGGGCAGTAGGTACttatctgaaaacatcaaaagtATATGTACTAAATATATATCTCGaatgcaaaaatatttatttatttatatataaaaaaatctcttcgGACGGAGTCTCCATCCATTGAAACCGACCAACCGTTTCTCTTCCCCctgaattgagaaaaaaagaaggcctCCGTCCTTTcctgcttaattaattttttataattaattcaatgagttcaaaaaatgaagaaattaatcaTGGAGGGAGACAGTTTAATCATAACTTGATCAAAATCAACGTCTCTCACGGTCCCTCCCACCTCGAACTCCATGTCCCTGCTCATTCCACTTTCGGTAATTTCTCctatttttctccatttttatttttattagtatttattttcTCCATTAAAATGCTTTAATTTAGAAGATTTTggagtgataattaaataaatttccttttaattaGGGCATGTTAAAAAGGTAATCGAACAGCAAACCGGTTTGGAATCGGAAAAGCAGAGGATTTTGTTCAGAGGAAACGAAAAGGAGGACGGAGAGAATTTGCAGGAGGCAGGCGTGAGGGATAACTccaagattttggttttggaggACGTGGCGAGGAAGGAGATGAAGGAAGGCGAGGACACATCAACGGCGACAATGCAGGAAAATGTGGAGGAGGTGAAGGGAAACGATAAGGAGATGTCGAGGGCCTTTCGAGCTATTGACGAAACGAGGAAGGAGATTGATAAGCTTGCGGAAAGAGTGAGTTATTGTTAGTTGTGTAtgtgttgtgattttttattgttattgttaattgttgtggtgatttttgtgtgttttggatTTTTAGGTGGGTGCTTTGGAAGTGGCTGTGCGTGGCGGGACTAGGGTTTCGGAGGATGAATTTGGTGTTTTTTCGGAGTTGCTCATGAGGCAGTTGCTGAAATTGGATGCTATTGAGGCGGAAGGGGAAGCACGGGTGCAGCGAAAGGCTGAGGTATGTGTTTGTGTTGTTGAACTTGATTTTCTCTATATCTGCTTGTCGCATTGTCGAATAGATGAATTGTACTTTGTTTGAGTTTTAACTAATAAGTGCTCCTGAGTGTAGCATGTGCATGCTATATTGAAGATAGAAGATTTTCTATCTGATAAACTCGAGATTCAATGCTCTTAGAAACTCATTTTTATGTGTCGCCTGAAGGTCTATAATCTCAGTTTGTAAACTCCAATTGTAGAATTCTGTGATTTTACGTGAGGATAGATGTGCATGAAATGGTCATAAACAAAATGTAGATGCGAAATTAACTTCAAAATTTGTGCAAGTTATGATTAAAATGTAGGAGTTGGAATACATAGGTCTCATATAGATTGAGTTTTCTTTCTCAAccaattactttattttaataataagatGCTTGATTTTGTCATGACTGTTGTTTGTGATCAATATAAATTGTACTATGAACATTAAAATtagtaaagaaaacaaagattgGTGAAAGAAATCAGTAGTAAACATAATGATTCCAAAGAATTCAGAATTAAAGACGAGTGCAAGATTCTCAAAACTCCGATTAAATaatgatttgttaaaaaatcatgCTTGCTAGAAAGAGAAACAAAGTAGTGCCGAATTAGTTTCTAATAgctcaataaaattgaattatatatagcTTAATGCttagagaaaaaccatgaacCCGGATAATTTCTTTTCTCTGTTCAATACATCTCCATTTGTCATTATTCGATTTGAAGAAACAAAGAGTGGAAGTAGAGGTGGTATATAGATAGAGAGAGGCggagaacataaaaaaaaagaaggaaaaacagagACTGTGTTAGACAAAAAACAGGGCAGTTGTTGAGGTGGGGGGGTGGGGTGGGGGGGTCTAacctattctttcttttcttttctcttttcttttctgtttacATGTTGAATTGCTAATCACTATCAAGTTTATGGGTTTGCAATCCTTGTGTCACATTAAAATGCTCCCTGTCATTTGAGTTGTAAATCCATATGTTTTGCATGCTTCTCTTCCAAAAGTCTCTGaaactttcttgatttttctgatTTACCACATTCTCTGTTGTGAGTAATGTCATAATTGCAGTAGGCCTTGTAATAGAACGTATCAATGCATGCTTGTTCTCTACTTCTTTGGACCACATGCCTTCtcctttataaattattttgcatGTCCTGGCCCCTCCCTCCTTTAAGGCCTTGAAACACAGTGATCTAACCTTTATGCGTTAGCATAGTTTTCTGCATAAGTTTGTATTTCTCATTAACTAGCTTTTTTAGATTTACAATTGAGGTTTACATTTGTCCTAAATGCTGCTGCATCAGCTAATAGCTCCCTTCAACAGGTTCGTCGTGTCCAGAATTTCCATGAGATATTAGACAACCTGAAGGCAAGAAATCCCAAGCCATTGGGCAATAGTGGCAATGCGACAGTGACAACTGAATGGGAGACCTTCGACTCTGGATTGGGAAGCTCAAGTCCCCCACCCTCAATCCCATCTTCAACAAGAATTACTCAGGATTGGGAAAGGCTTGAGTAGTTTACAACAACCTCCATGATTATTCCAGTCTCCAGAAATGTgtgatatataatatttaacatTTAGTAAACATTGTATCCTTGATTTTGCTACGTAATTATgagctctttttttgtttttttttttgtttctcggCTTAGAAACTTTAGAACTTAAAGGACTTACATTTGCTTGAAGATCCATCAATTTTTGAAGAGTTTTACAAACTCGAATTTCTATTTCATGGTTTAATATTTGTCCGTGACAACTGATATTTTGCGTACTGCTTCCTTTCTCAAATTAAACCCAGGGACGCTGGAGCTCAACACCATCGAGGTTGCCACTATTATTTGTAGATTCTCCCCTGTCCTTGTCCAACTAGAGCATAAGTTTCTTCACCAAGGGTATCATCAACTTTCTGCAGCAGTGGCAGCTTCTTGCTCAGACGCATCATGGTGTACTAGGGTATGGTTCCAGATGTTATACCCATTACCAGTGCTGCCCAGCCCTGAACAAGACCTGTGGAAGGAAATTGGCAATGAAGAGTGAGCTAGGATAGATGAAAGTTTgatcaatttagatttttaatcgGAAGGGTCCTCCCCTGCAGCTGGAGTTTCGCACACCAACCCTGTTATCATTCCTTGAATGGCTCCAATCTCAGACGGCTTTTTGATAAAAAGGACATCCCAGCAGGTCCAGACAAGGATGCTGGTGGCTGCACAGATGTGTAATGAGAGCTGCAAGGGAGGAATCCGGCGGTAAACGAATTTCCTCCAAAAAATACCAGCCCCAGCCAGAGCCATTAAGAGATTATTTGATGGGAACTCTTCCTGTCTGCCTGCCGTCTTGGTCCATCCGGTGAGAGATCAACAAAGTTCATTTACACCACCAAGTCAGGGAATACATATATTTAGATGGGCCGGAAACTGGAAGAAGAATGGTGCTCACTCAATCATGGGAAGCTCCCATGCTGTTGTAGCATAGGATGCTTACATTGGTCATGAACAGAATCTTTAACATTGTGGAAGAATCTCAGATCAAGGCCAAGTAAACGAAGACATGTGGAGTCAACGATGATGTGGGCTCTAGTAACTATGTTTTTCCTGATGCACCGGAGATGCTGGGGTTTGCATGTGGAAAAATTTGCACATGAAACAATTGTCATCAGGTCGCAAGGCCCGTTTCTCCATGTTCGTATCATTGCATTGctgttgaaaaacacttttcaaaaaatttgaaatttttttttcttgaatcttgTTGTGCATACATATACGTATATGTGTATGCATAGGTACATATGTAGGCTAATTTTGATGGACCAAGAGAGCTGCTGTTTCAAATGCGTATTTAATATTGTGATGTACGatgctttttaaaagttttttttacttaaaaatatattaaaataattttttttaacattagtacatcaaaatcattaaaaatactaaaaatagtaTCAATTTAATACCTTTTCATGACAAACGTGtttatgaaaaacataaaaaaaataccacactctcaaacaggtAATCCACTATTGGGTGTCATTCTCCACACCATGCTAcaagttataaattttttttttgttatcttggtCCTATTGTTCATGTTGGCAGCTTGGAagcaatgttattaaacttgggcCGACCTACCCGGTAGGTCAACCAGGTGACCACCAATCTAAGACCTAATTCGGGCCGAGTTTCATGCCAAACTAAATGAGAGTTGACTTAGTCGACTCCGGGACACCCATTACTACTAGTTGACTATCCTCACACGAATACTAATAAATTCGACAATTTTTTCGATGATCAACAATCCTTTCGATTATCAACAATTCAACAATCCCCTCATGAATGCTAATCAATTCGACAATCCTTCTGGTTGTCAACAATTCAGCTATTCCCTTATGAATGTTAATAAATTCGACAATCTTTCTGGTTGTCAACAATCTAGTAATTCCCTCACGAATGCCAATAAATTCGAGAATCCTTCCGATTGTCATCAATTTGGTAATTCTTCCATGAATGCCAATAAATCTGACAATTCTTCTGTTTGTCAACAATTCAGCTATCCCTTCACGGATGCCCAATAGATCCACCAAACCTTTTCAATTATCAATAATTCACATCATTATCATCTACTTTATTCATTCTTTACAATAATGATAACACATCCAATAaccaaaaatattgaaattaaacattaaaataattttaaaatttaagtgtAGTAAAAAACACCTACCTACTACTCGAGAGCGTCTTGCTCCACCTGCCTAAGATCCTACTTCCACAATCTCCCCTGAATTAACAGGATTTCACCACATTAATTTATATCCATAATGTTTAAGGTGCTTAAATTGTAATCATACATAATTTCTTTGTTCTCACCCAACATACaaaaaatctcatttaaatTCATCTCCAATTACTTACactcatttcatcaaacacctaGAGAGTACTACAAAACAATTACTCTTTCACATAAATTTTAACTATACCTAAACCTTTCCAACATCAAAACATAACTCAAGCACAATATAAACAATTCTCAAGTATTCATATAATCAATACTACATCTAATAACACAAGAAAATCAACTTTCCAGACCTCCCAAAGTTTCCCTTTAATAGCCAACTCTAATCCTTGCAAGAACACCcgattttcttcttcaattgcaCATCAATCTAAAACATTATCATCCTATTCCATCCCAATCATAACAATATAACACAAtctcatttttctctctccaaattttcattcaataatCCTAACTCAAATTCATGAAATCAAGCATTAATTCCATTCGTATTCATTTAAGTTTGTATAATCAAGTTTAGAACTCCTTACCTGGTGATAAAATGAGCTTCAAATTGTAACCAATCTAGATTTTGTGTTAGATCATAATTTTGTACAGGATCCAATTTCAAAGCCCCTCTCAAAGATTCTAGTGTTTAACTTaggttttctctcttttttcttccttttccccTTTTCTAGTAGCCCATGCCAGAATATAAA of Populus trichocarpa isolate Nisqually-1 chromosome 16, P.trichocarpa_v4.1, whole genome shotgun sequence contains these proteins:
- the LOC7460378 gene encoding BAG family molecular chaperone regulator 4; protein product: MSSKNEEINHGGRQFNHNLIKINVSHGPSHLELHVPAHSTFGHVKKVIEQQTGLESEKQRILFRGNEKEDGENLQEAGVRDNSKILVLEDVARKEMKEGEDTSTATMQENVEEVKGNDKEMSRAFRAIDETRKEIDKLAERVGALEVAVRGGTRVSEDEFGVFSELLMRQLLKLDAIEAEGEARVQRKAEVRRVQNFHEILDNLKARNPKPLGNSGNATVTTEWETFDSGLGSSSPPPSIPSSTRITQDWERLE